One window from the genome of Rhodopirellula halodulae encodes:
- a CDS encoding ATP-binding protein produces MASLFVIRGRDQGKHFQLSPAVTRLGRESSNNVQLLDNEASRSHAEIRGDGTGRRYELVDLGSSNGTLVNNRKITRHVLSSGDRIEIGSTLLIFTGTGNVSALDAAHGVDIVRQVRAGDASNIVSSLSREGVVSPYSRRSDPDQDSRSSRTLPPPIAPPIDVDATDSSPSSESSPSSSKHASGDFHGPPVIGRLDADRSLEVMYLTAIAVGRTDDLDEVLDRVLKLVFDWVEADRGCIMLRDPETKRLTPAARCDREKANSSAHPRSDSGPQDRIQISHTILDYVLQHKQGVRTNDALDDERFDSAASIVQGGVREALCVPLQGRYEIVGMLYVDTYTTPGELVRKGGATRFHDEHLRLITAVGHQAALAIEDTFYYSALLQGERLAAMGQTIATLSHHIKNILQGVRGGSYLIEAGLQKDDTDAIRRGWSIVDRNQERISNLVLDMLTFSKEREPVLKDGNLNEVVGDVVELMQSRAGQGEIELNAELEQSLPIATFDGEAIHRAVLNLVTNAIDAAEKTVLVKTFYDASQGWIVDVEDDGEGVPEEDREQIFSLFESKKGARGTGLGLPVSAKILREHGGSLTVDDAPTGGARFRMVLPTTGTDINELSRSETLA; encoded by the coding sequence ATGGCTTCGTTGTTCGTCATTCGTGGTCGTGACCAGGGAAAGCACTTCCAGCTTTCTCCCGCGGTCACTCGACTGGGCCGAGAATCCAGCAACAACGTCCAATTGCTCGACAACGAAGCCTCCCGAAGCCACGCCGAAATTCGCGGGGACGGCACCGGGCGACGCTACGAATTGGTGGACCTGGGCAGCAGCAATGGGACGCTGGTTAACAATCGAAAAATCACGCGTCATGTCTTGAGCAGCGGCGACCGAATCGAAATTGGTTCAACGCTGCTGATCTTTACCGGAACCGGAAACGTTTCGGCTTTGGATGCCGCCCATGGTGTCGACATTGTTCGGCAAGTCCGCGCAGGCGATGCGAGCAACATTGTTTCGTCGCTTTCACGCGAAGGAGTCGTCTCGCCCTATTCGCGTCGTTCGGATCCCGATCAAGACAGCCGTTCCTCTCGGACGCTACCGCCGCCGATCGCACCACCGATTGATGTGGATGCGACTGACTCATCGCCTTCGTCGGAATCATCTCCAAGTTCATCCAAGCATGCCTCCGGTGACTTTCACGGTCCACCGGTAATCGGACGATTGGACGCGGACCGATCCTTGGAAGTCATGTACCTAACCGCGATTGCGGTGGGACGGACCGATGATTTGGACGAAGTGCTTGATCGAGTTTTAAAGTTGGTGTTCGACTGGGTGGAAGCTGATCGCGGTTGCATCATGCTTCGAGATCCAGAAACCAAACGCTTGACTCCTGCGGCAAGATGCGACCGTGAAAAGGCGAACTCATCGGCGCACCCACGGTCCGACTCGGGGCCTCAAGACCGCATCCAAATCAGCCACACGATTCTGGACTACGTGCTGCAACACAAACAGGGTGTTCGGACCAATGATGCATTGGATGACGAACGGTTTGATTCAGCCGCATCGATTGTTCAGGGCGGTGTTCGAGAAGCCTTGTGTGTGCCGCTGCAAGGCCGATATGAAATCGTCGGCATGTTGTATGTCGATACTTACACTACGCCCGGCGAATTGGTCCGCAAAGGTGGAGCCACACGCTTTCATGACGAACATTTGCGTCTGATCACCGCCGTGGGTCACCAAGCCGCGCTCGCTATCGAAGACACATTCTACTACTCGGCTCTGCTGCAAGGCGAACGATTGGCTGCCATGGGTCAGACAATTGCCACGCTGTCGCATCACATCAAAAACATTTTGCAGGGCGTTCGCGGCGGCAGCTATTTGATCGAAGCTGGTTTGCAGAAAGACGACACCGATGCCATTCGCCGCGGCTGGTCCATTGTGGATCGCAACCAAGAACGCATCAGCAATCTCGTTCTTGACATGCTGACGTTTTCGAAAGAACGCGAACCGGTACTGAAAGACGGCAATTTGAACGAGGTCGTCGGCGATGTGGTTGAACTGATGCAGAGCAGGGCAGGGCAGGGTGAGATTGAACTGAACGCCGAACTGGAACAGAGCCTGCCCATCGCTACCTTCGATGGCGAGGCGATTCACCGTGCGGTGCTGAACTTGGTCACCAACGCCATTGATGCGGCTGAAAAAACAGTTCTCGTCAAAACTTTTTATGATGCGAGCCAAGGCTGGATCGTGGACGTCGAGGACGACGGCGAAGGCGTTCCCGAGGAAGATCGCGAACAGATTTTTTCTTTGTTTGAATCGAAAAAGGGCGCTCGGGGAACCGGTTTGGGCCTGCCGGTCAGTGCCAAGATTTTGCGAGAGCATGGCGGTTCGCTCACCGTTGACGACGCACCGACCGGTGGAGCTCGATTCCGAATGGTCCTGCCAACCACCGGAACCGATATCAACGAACTCTCACGCAGCGAAACGCTGGCCTAG
- a CDS encoding argininosuccinate synthase gives MKSCVLAYSGGLDTSVILGWLQDQGYEVHCVYVDLGQPCEDRDAIMEKARTCGAKSSRLVDVREELCRDFAFPVLKWQAKYEQIYLLGTSIARPLISKVCLEVAREVGATAYAHGATGKGNDQCRFQLAAEALDPSIEMIAPWRIKSFRDAFPGRTELIEYCDVKKIPVKASTAKPYSSDENVLHISYEAGKLEELDVNGVELVEFGMGVSPQEAPDQPEEVTIGFESGVPKTLNGKAVNALEMVESLNTIAGRNGVGRIDMVENRFVGMKSRGVYESPGMTVLYDALMYIEQLTMDRDLMHLRDRMAPEVAEMVYYGFWYTPKMDALMSFIETAQRPVTGEVTLQLYKGNIMVSSRSSPNSLYDEEIATMEGGGSYNQDDAEGFLRIQGLPSRVQGRVTPRKF, from the coding sequence ATGAAAAGTTGTGTGCTGGCCTATTCCGGTGGTCTCGATACGTCCGTCATTCTGGGCTGGCTCCAGGACCAAGGCTACGAAGTCCACTGCGTCTATGTCGATCTGGGACAACCCTGCGAAGACCGCGATGCGATCATGGAGAAAGCTCGCACCTGTGGTGCCAAGTCGTCTCGATTGGTCGACGTGCGTGAAGAACTCTGCCGCGATTTTGCGTTTCCGGTTCTGAAGTGGCAAGCCAAGTACGAGCAAATCTATCTGCTGGGTACCTCGATCGCCCGTCCGTTGATCAGCAAGGTTTGTTTGGAAGTGGCTCGCGAAGTGGGTGCCACCGCCTACGCCCACGGTGCAACCGGCAAAGGCAACGACCAATGCCGCTTCCAACTGGCTGCCGAAGCCTTGGACCCCAGCATCGAAATGATCGCGCCATGGCGGATCAAGTCCTTCCGCGATGCCTTCCCCGGACGGACGGAATTGATCGAGTACTGTGACGTCAAGAAAATTCCGGTCAAAGCCTCGACCGCGAAACCTTACAGCAGCGACGAAAACGTTCTGCACATTTCCTATGAAGCCGGCAAGCTCGAGGAATTGGACGTCAACGGAGTCGAGCTGGTTGAATTCGGAATGGGCGTCTCGCCCCAAGAAGCTCCCGACCAACCCGAAGAAGTCACCATTGGATTTGAGTCGGGCGTGCCCAAGACGCTCAACGGCAAAGCGGTCAATGCATTGGAAATGGTGGAATCGCTGAACACCATCGCAGGACGCAATGGCGTTGGCCGAATCGACATGGTCGAGAACCGATTCGTTGGAATGAAAAGCCGCGGTGTGTACGAGTCACCCGGCATGACCGTGCTTTACGACGCGTTGATGTACATCGAACAACTGACGATGGACCGCGACCTGATGCACCTGCGTGACCGCATGGCTCCGGAAGTCGCCGAGATGGTTTACTACGGTTTCTGGTACACGCCCAAGATGGATGCTCTGATGTCGTTCATCGAAACGGCACAACGCCCCGTGACCGGCGAAGTCACGTTGCAACTTTACAAAGGCAACATCATGGTTTCGTCGCGGAGCAGCCCGAACAGCTTGTACGACGAAGAGATCGCCACGATGGAAGGCGGCGGATCGTACAACCAAGACGACGCGGAAGGCTTTTTGCGAATCCAAGGCTTGCCATCGCGCGTTCAAGGTCGCGTCACCCCACGCAAGTTCTGA
- the rsmH gene encoding 16S rRNA (cytosine(1402)-N(4))-methyltransferase RsmH, with the protein MSSPESSEANGESKPVGIAETEHVSVMPNEIVQWVREIRPTTIIDGTYGGGGHTRLLADVLASSDDTPAIQPRVIAIDRDPAVVRRDEQKPWIEDNPKIELFLGSYESAPKALDALELTHADALVLDLGLSSDQLADRHRGFTFTIDDAELDLRFDPENGVPAYRWLQQHSEKEIADAIYQFGEERFSRRIAKQIVLRAREKNPVTKVGDLVEICRRCVPRSRNHDIHPATRTFQALRIAVNDELGGLTRTLASAPDWIAPGGRVAIISFHSLEDRIVKNAFRDDPRWEVLTRKPLRPTDEEVEANPRSRSAKLRVATRVE; encoded by the coding sequence GTGAGTTCGCCCGAGTCCTCCGAAGCGAATGGCGAATCAAAGCCCGTAGGCATCGCCGAAACCGAACACGTCAGTGTGATGCCGAATGAAATTGTGCAGTGGGTGCGAGAGATCCGTCCCACCACAATCATTGATGGCACCTACGGAGGCGGCGGTCATACTCGATTGCTGGCGGACGTGCTTGCGTCATCCGATGACACACCAGCCATTCAGCCACGAGTGATCGCGATCGACCGTGACCCGGCGGTGGTCCGGCGTGATGAACAAAAACCTTGGATCGAGGACAATCCGAAGATCGAGTTGTTCCTCGGTAGCTATGAAAGTGCACCGAAAGCTCTCGATGCGTTGGAACTAACCCACGCCGATGCGTTGGTACTCGACCTCGGACTGTCGAGTGATCAACTTGCTGACCGTCATCGTGGGTTCACCTTCACGATCGACGACGCGGAATTGGACTTACGGTTCGATCCGGAAAACGGAGTGCCAGCCTATCGTTGGTTGCAACAACACAGCGAGAAAGAAATCGCCGATGCGATTTACCAATTCGGCGAAGAACGTTTTAGCCGCCGCATCGCGAAACAGATTGTGCTGCGGGCCCGTGAGAAAAATCCGGTGACCAAAGTCGGTGATTTGGTCGAGATATGTCGTCGCTGTGTTCCGCGTTCACGCAATCACGACATCCATCCAGCCACGCGGACGTTTCAAGCCTTGCGAATCGCGGTCAATGATGAACTGGGCGGTCTGACTCGGACATTGGCATCCGCCCCCGACTGGATTGCTCCGGGTGGCCGAGTCGCGATCATCAGCTTTCATTCGTTGGAAGATCGAATCGTCAAAAACGCCTTTCGTGATGACCCGCGATGGGAAGTTCTGACTCGCAAACCCCTGCGTCCCACAGACGAAGAAGTCGAGGCGAACCCACGCAGCCGAAGTGCCAAGCTACGCGTCGCCACGCGGGTCGAGTGA
- a CDS encoding DHH family phosphoesterase, whose protein sequence is MGVNWKAFVDQLQHYQSFILVSHIRPDCDALGSELGMAEVLRAIGKEVRIVNAHRTPPALSFLDPAGNIEVLGDSVEPEDVQADCIMILDTSAWAQLGDMGDVIRASRADKMVLDHHVGEDDLGARMYKDYQSEATGHLVVQAADALNVPLTRAMAMPLFAAIATDTGWFRFPSVTSDTYRTIGRLMDAGVVPSEVYGDLYERDTLGRLKLRGLILSKTVTEMDGALVYTWVNKEDFAQCGAEPNDTEDAINLTLAVRGTQAAVIFVGQVRGGFKLSFRSRCGLDCNEVARQFGGGGHKAAAGAFLEGTLEEVQERVLPVMREALAVAIG, encoded by the coding sequence GTGGGAGTCAACTGGAAAGCATTCGTTGATCAACTTCAGCACTATCAGTCCTTCATCTTGGTCAGTCACATTCGACCTGATTGTGATGCGTTAGGCAGCGAGCTTGGAATGGCGGAAGTGTTGCGTGCGATCGGCAAAGAGGTGCGAATTGTCAATGCCCACCGAACGCCTCCGGCTTTGTCGTTCTTGGATCCTGCAGGAAACATCGAGGTCCTGGGTGATTCCGTCGAGCCCGAAGACGTCCAAGCCGATTGCATCATGATTCTCGACACCAGTGCTTGGGCTCAACTGGGCGACATGGGCGATGTCATCCGTGCTTCGCGAGCGGACAAGATGGTGTTGGATCATCATGTTGGCGAAGATGATCTTGGGGCTCGGATGTACAAGGACTATCAATCCGAAGCGACCGGGCATTTGGTGGTGCAGGCCGCGGATGCGCTGAATGTGCCACTGACCCGTGCGATGGCGATGCCCTTGTTTGCAGCGATCGCCACTGACACGGGATGGTTCCGATTTCCAAGTGTGACCTCCGACACCTATCGAACGATCGGTCGCTTGATGGACGCCGGTGTGGTGCCCAGCGAGGTGTATGGCGACTTGTATGAACGTGACACGCTGGGTCGGTTGAAGCTTCGAGGTCTGATCCTCTCGAAGACTGTTACCGAAATGGACGGCGCGTTGGTTTACACCTGGGTCAACAAAGAAGATTTCGCTCAATGCGGTGCGGAACCCAATGACACCGAGGACGCCATCAATCTGACGTTGGCGGTGCGAGGAACCCAAGCAGCGGTCATCTTCGTCGGGCAAGTGCGAGGCGGGTTCAAGCTCAGTTTTCGCAGTCGCTGCGGATTGGATTGCAACGAAGTGGCTCGACAATTTGGTGGCGGCGGGCACAAGGCCGCCGCCGGAGCCTTCTTGGAAGGCACGCTGGAAGAGGTCCAGGAAAGAGTGCTGCCTGTGATGCGTGAAGCACTGGCCGTCGCAATCGGCTAG
- a CDS encoding NAD(P)H-hydrate dehydratase: MQHVHHEKDETIHRNELGESIMSKLLTKAGSPPPVQLPSRKQSAHKGNFGRVLLVGGSRGMAGSISLSSIAALHAGSGLVSAAVPDAVLESVAGFHPALMTISLPCDSSEFSQLAWSELRSRLSDLSAVGCGPGMGTGAGSRLLVKGLLSQKKLPLVLDADAINVLSLEGWLDDEQFARSDEDAPCVLTPHPGELQRLTNASAKDVSAQLEAAEELVRRLNFTVVVKGGPSHVVGRSPGDANDTAIQVWQNTTGNPGMATAGCGDVLTGVVTSLLGQGLDAMAAAQLAVWVHGRSGDESAARHSYAGMTALHVLETLADIADEMTSD, encoded by the coding sequence GTGCAGCACGTGCACCACGAGAAAGATGAAACCATCCATCGCAATGAATTGGGCGAGTCCATCATGAGCAAGCTTTTGACCAAGGCCGGCAGTCCGCCGCCGGTTCAGTTGCCCAGCCGAAAACAATCCGCTCACAAAGGCAACTTCGGTCGCGTTTTGTTGGTGGGTGGCTCGCGAGGGATGGCGGGCTCGATCTCGTTGTCCTCAATCGCAGCGCTGCATGCTGGATCCGGTTTGGTTTCCGCTGCGGTACCCGATGCTGTTCTTGAGAGCGTCGCTGGATTCCATCCTGCGCTGATGACGATTTCTCTTCCATGCGATAGCTCAGAGTTCTCTCAATTGGCGTGGTCGGAATTGCGAAGTCGATTGTCGGACTTGTCCGCGGTTGGCTGCGGGCCAGGGATGGGAACCGGGGCAGGAAGTCGCTTGTTGGTCAAAGGCCTGCTGTCTCAGAAAAAGTTGCCGCTGGTGTTGGATGCCGATGCGATCAACGTTTTGTCCTTGGAAGGCTGGTTAGATGACGAACAGTTTGCTCGATCCGACGAGGATGCCCCCTGTGTCCTGACGCCGCATCCCGGTGAGTTGCAACGATTGACGAACGCATCTGCCAAAGATGTGTCGGCTCAGTTGGAGGCCGCCGAGGAACTCGTTCGCCGTTTGAACTTCACCGTGGTTGTGAAAGGCGGACCATCGCATGTGGTGGGGCGAAGTCCCGGCGACGCCAATGACACGGCGATCCAGGTCTGGCAGAACACAACGGGCAACCCAGGCATGGCGACCGCCGGTTGTGGCGATGTGCTGACCGGAGTGGTGACATCGCTGCTAGGGCAAGGACTGGATGCAATGGCGGCCGCCCAGTTGGCGGTTTGGGTGCATGGACGAAGCGGTGACGAATCCGCCGCCCGCCACAGCTACGCCGGGATGACCGCGTTGCACGTGCTGGAAACCTTGGCCGACATCGCCGACGAAATGACGAGCGACTGA
- a CDS encoding bifunctional riboflavin kinase/FAD synthetase, giving the protein MTSLIHLSELAGNLDLRNSLRGGAVSIGNFDGVHLGHRVLLKRVRHHADRVGGKAIAIVMDPHPAEVLRPHGAPPKLTTLPRRAELMAESSVDALLVCKASKEFLNQTAEEFFERLVVEQLAAKAIIEGPNFFFGRDRAGDTTRLKELAGQRGIDVEIVVPSVQDDRMVSSSRIREAIASGDLELANQMLGSRYELTGVVGKGEQRGRKLGFPTANLEDVATLIPEHGVYAAVAKIEGQSLAAAVHIGPNPTFDDRKETKIEAHLLDYDADLYGKMLTLSLVRQIRGIQKFASPAALQQQLQSDLQTVRETVSSLPQRS; this is encoded by the coding sequence ATGACCTCTTTGATTCACCTCAGCGAACTTGCGGGAAATTTGGACCTGCGAAATTCGCTTCGCGGAGGTGCGGTCAGCATTGGAAACTTCGACGGTGTTCATTTGGGGCATCGCGTCTTGTTAAAACGAGTTCGTCATCATGCGGACCGCGTCGGTGGAAAAGCGATCGCGATCGTGATGGACCCGCATCCGGCGGAAGTCCTTCGTCCACACGGAGCACCGCCGAAACTGACCACCCTGCCCCGCCGAGCCGAATTGATGGCGGAATCATCGGTCGATGCGTTGTTGGTGTGCAAAGCATCGAAGGAGTTTTTGAATCAGACCGCTGAGGAATTCTTTGAGAGGCTGGTGGTGGAGCAACTGGCCGCCAAAGCCATCATCGAAGGTCCCAACTTCTTCTTTGGCCGCGATCGCGCGGGCGACACCACGCGATTGAAAGAATTGGCTGGTCAGCGTGGCATCGATGTCGAGATTGTGGTGCCGTCGGTTCAAGACGACCGCATGGTCAGCAGTTCGCGAATTCGGGAGGCGATCGCTTCAGGAGATCTGGAGTTGGCCAACCAAATGCTCGGCAGTCGATACGAACTGACGGGCGTTGTCGGAAAGGGCGAACAGCGGGGACGCAAACTCGGGTTCCCTACGGCAAATTTGGAGGACGTTGCAACACTGATCCCAGAGCATGGCGTTTATGCCGCGGTCGCGAAGATTGAGGGCCAGTCGCTTGCCGCTGCGGTTCACATTGGTCCCAACCCGACCTTTGACGATCGAAAAGAGACGAAGATTGAAGCGCATCTGTTGGACTACGATGCGGATCTTTATGGCAAAATGCTGACTCTCTCGTTGGTGCGACAGATTCGCGGCATTCAAAAATTCGCGAGTCCCGCCGCCCTGCAGCAACAATTGCAATCGGACTTACAGACCGTTCGAGAGACGGTTTCTTCTCTGCCTCAACGTTCCTAA
- the larB gene encoding nickel pincer cofactor biosynthesis protein LarB, with protein sequence MNEPSNQPPSPALLQILEDLASGKTDVSAAAESIQSGSPESWAEMQVVPGATVDLGRSSRCGFGEVIYGEGKSTELMIQIVQTQIAAGQGCLITRIDSTAAAQIRRVFSNTRYNSSARTLRIGCGDESLEPIGAEGHSTHVAVVTAGSTDAAVADEAAETLAWMGIACDRIDDIGVAGPQRLLSAVPRLRTAAAIVVVAGMEGALPAALAGHVATPVVAVPASTGYGANFSGLTPLMGMLISCAANVAVVNIDAGFKGGYFAGLIANSIATAKSDEQ encoded by the coding sequence ATGAACGAACCCTCCAATCAACCGCCCTCCCCTGCCCTGCTTCAGATTCTTGAGGACCTGGCATCGGGGAAGACAGATGTCAGTGCGGCTGCCGAATCCATCCAGTCGGGCTCGCCGGAGTCGTGGGCCGAAATGCAGGTGGTTCCTGGGGCCACCGTTGATCTTGGACGCTCGTCACGATGCGGCTTTGGCGAAGTGATCTACGGTGAGGGCAAATCCACTGAGCTGATGATTCAAATTGTCCAGACTCAAATCGCCGCCGGCCAGGGCTGTCTGATCACGCGAATCGACTCGACCGCGGCGGCTCAGATTCGTCGAGTCTTCAGCAACACCCGGTACAATTCATCCGCCCGAACGCTCCGGATCGGCTGTGGCGATGAGAGTTTGGAACCGATCGGCGCCGAGGGGCACTCCACGCATGTGGCGGTGGTGACCGCCGGAAGCACCGACGCCGCCGTCGCCGACGAGGCGGCGGAGACATTGGCTTGGATGGGCATCGCCTGCGACCGGATCGACGACATTGGGGTCGCCGGGCCGCAGCGTTTGTTGTCGGCGGTGCCTCGATTGCGAACCGCCGCTGCGATTGTGGTCGTCGCGGGAATGGAAGGCGCCTTGCCCGCGGCACTCGCCGGACATGTTGCCACCCCCGTGGTCGCGGTTCCAGCCAGCACCGGATACGGAGCCAACTTCTCGGGACTGACACCCTTGATGGGAATGTTGATTTCGTGCGCGGCGAATGTGGCGGTCGTCAACATCGACGCGGGTTTCAAAGGTGGCTACTTCGCGGGCTTGATCGCCAACAGCATCGCCACGGCAAAGTCGGACGAGCAGTAA
- a CDS encoding zinc-ribbon domain-containing protein, translated as MSSRRIVCPRCKTTLQLPATAGATKIKCPKCELILSVPAPKQPMVLEDPSAGLPNFDALPSAQSPSNVFRPSGPVKRYEAPKPTKKKNKAAGKNALKVLGILAGIAVMCVVLIVGGLLGVGYLATRHSGWTTAKFHGYTIKMPAGEDRREKSQQFPGTTVHELAGRRRETGSQYSFVVAKLPSTISSDMNIEELVDAMRIRLKDQYPVERSGVNGVAGTMLTGFGGVEGSLCEIFTHNGNLIVTMYSPYSEIRDLVGGEREPRSNESSLDKPSEFFESLQLK; from the coding sequence ATGTCATCTCGTCGAATCGTTTGCCCGCGTTGCAAAACGACATTGCAATTGCCGGCGACCGCGGGAGCCACCAAGATCAAGTGTCCGAAGTGCGAATTGATTCTGTCGGTGCCGGCACCGAAGCAACCGATGGTATTGGAAGATCCGTCGGCGGGACTGCCGAACTTTGATGCGTTGCCAAGTGCTCAATCGCCCAGCAATGTGTTTCGTCCATCGGGACCCGTCAAACGGTATGAGGCACCGAAGCCGACCAAGAAGAAAAACAAAGCGGCGGGCAAGAATGCACTGAAGGTGCTTGGGATCCTGGCCGGGATCGCGGTGATGTGCGTTGTGCTGATCGTCGGCGGATTGTTGGGTGTCGGTTACTTGGCAACCCGCCACAGCGGATGGACGACGGCAAAGTTTCATGGCTACACGATCAAGATGCCGGCGGGGGAAGACCGCCGCGAAAAGTCGCAGCAGTTTCCTGGGACGACGGTTCATGAGTTGGCGGGCCGTCGCCGCGAAACCGGATCGCAGTATTCCTTCGTGGTTGCCAAGTTGCCATCGACCATCTCGTCTGACATGAACATTGAGGAGTTGGTCGATGCGATGCGAATACGTTTGAAAGACCAATACCCGGTGGAGCGTTCCGGTGTGAATGGTGTCGCGGGAACGATGCTGACGGGCTTTGGTGGCGTGGAGGGATCCCTCTGCGAAATCTTCACGCACAACGGCAACCTGATTGTCACCATGTATTCACCCTACTCCGAAATTCGCGATCTCGTCGGTGGGGAGCGTGAACCGAGGTCCAACGAGAGTTCGCTGGACAAACCTTCCGAGTTCTTTGAGTCACTGCAACTCAAATAA
- a CDS encoding potassium channel family protein, protein MQHTPLRRILLGLGVFLLICAIATVAYIQMGWTVSDAIYMVVITIFGVGYGEVKPVDTPALRTLTIAIIVFGYSAAIYTVGGFIQFLVDGELQSLLRNRKMSQGIASLRGHTIVCGYGRMGIRVAEELQQLHQPFVVIDENPARVEEAQQAGMLAMVGNATDEETLLSAGIHRARGLATLLPDDAANAFICVTARDLADSVEIVSRAENHSAQKKLIRCGANHVVMAASIGAMRATQLLIRPTASAVLESYGLSHGISEELSAIGLSLEELRLNSNSPLVGKPLGDIQVRGNRGFLIVGVKRGEAEIQMNPSGSLILEADDTVIVVGHQNDINELCMAHNVQRQEMVYRGVKS, encoded by the coding sequence ATGCAGCACACACCGCTTCGTCGAATTCTGCTCGGCCTCGGTGTGTTCTTGCTGATCTGCGCGATCGCCACGGTGGCCTACATTCAAATGGGATGGACCGTCAGCGATGCGATCTACATGGTCGTCATCACGATCTTTGGCGTCGGCTATGGCGAAGTCAAACCGGTCGACACCCCGGCACTACGGACGTTGACCATCGCGATCATTGTGTTTGGCTACAGCGCGGCGATCTACACCGTGGGTGGTTTCATCCAATTTCTGGTCGACGGCGAACTTCAAAGCCTTCTGAGGAACCGCAAAATGAGCCAAGGCATCGCCAGTCTGCGCGGACACACCATCGTCTGCGGCTACGGACGCATGGGAATTCGGGTGGCGGAAGAACTTCAGCAACTGCATCAGCCGTTCGTTGTCATCGATGAGAACCCCGCCCGTGTGGAAGAGGCTCAGCAAGCCGGCATGTTGGCGATGGTTGGCAATGCAACCGACGAGGAAACGTTGCTCAGTGCGGGCATTCACCGCGCTCGTGGTTTGGCCACATTGTTGCCCGATGACGCCGCCAACGCGTTCATTTGTGTGACCGCCCGTGATCTGGCTGATTCCGTTGAAATCGTTTCTCGCGCGGAGAATCATTCGGCTCAAAAGAAGTTGATTCGTTGCGGTGCCAACCATGTGGTGATGGCCGCATCGATTGGTGCCATGCGGGCGACTCAGTTGCTGATTCGTCCCACCGCGTCGGCGGTCCTGGAATCTTACGGACTGTCCCACGGGATCAGTGAAGAGCTATCGGCAATTGGTTTGAGCCTGGAGGAATTGCGTCTGAATAGCAACTCACCTTTGGTGGGCAAACCTCTGGGTGATATTCAGGTGCGAGGCAACCGCGGTTTTCTCATCGTTGGCGTCAAGCGAGGTGAAGCCGAGATCCAAATGAACCCCAGCGGAAGCCTGATCTTGGAAGCCGACGACACCGTGATCGTGGTTGGGCACCAAAACGACATCAACGAATTGTGCATGGCCCACAATGTCCAACGGCAGGAGATGGTTTATCGCGGCGTCAAAAGCTAG